In Trichocoleus desertorum NBK24, the following are encoded in one genomic region:
- a CDS encoding polysaccharide deacetylase family protein, translated as MSSPTQLTTWVGNLVQVSTWVGDPEAGLTQLIQSLGPQLASYLNPSPWPTISDRAQQARVPVVMYHDILPEKQVFFDVTPEEFEQHLQLIQERGLTPISLEQLTTHLRTGLPLPEKPILLTFDDGYSGHYKYVYPLLKKYGYPAVFSIYTAKVSKKLGRSSLTWEELRQMAADPLVTIAAHSVTHPPDLTKLTDDHLQTEVAESKRILEAELGIPIRYFTYPEGKYDERVAKVVQEAGYLAAFTMDDVDERFAGESESLLAIARFGQSRLPDVVDQAWGGAPLPSWNLGFDFSAPVQLTETTIDETPFRLISGGKPITIHAKSRYQVQEILEGTQAIAAVDGGFFSLKYLDSNVMIGPVMSQSNGRFVPGNKSENRKLAGRPLVVMSPHAAKFIPFNGEKHNSLEGVQAELPGATDAFVAAAWLVKESQPQPASTFGSLFDFDAVRHRAFWGINQTGQPIIGVSVEPIDSVSLGIALEKAGFRDAVMLDSGASTSLAYKGESLVGYIPRPVPHVVALVPSDAEAKAACTLASR; from the coding sequence TGGGTAGGAGATCCTGAAGCGGGTCTGACGCAGCTCATCCAGAGCTTAGGCCCTCAGCTTGCGAGTTATTTAAATCCCAGTCCTTGGCCGACGATTAGCGATCGCGCTCAACAAGCCAGAGTCCCTGTGGTCATGTATCACGATATTCTGCCAGAAAAGCAAGTCTTCTTTGATGTCACGCCAGAAGAGTTTGAGCAACATCTGCAACTGATTCAAGAACGGGGGTTAACTCCGATTAGCCTTGAGCAGTTGACCACACATCTACGAACTGGCTTGCCTTTGCCAGAAAAGCCAATCTTGTTAACCTTCGATGATGGCTACAGCGGTCACTATAAGTACGTTTACCCATTATTAAAGAAATATGGCTACCCTGCCGTGTTTTCTATCTATACCGCCAAAGTCAGCAAAAAATTGGGGCGCTCTAGCCTCACTTGGGAAGAGTTGCGACAAATGGCCGCCGATCCTCTGGTGACGATCGCGGCTCATAGTGTGACCCATCCTCCTGATCTAACTAAACTCACAGATGATCATTTGCAGACAGAAGTAGCCGAGTCGAAACGAATCCTAGAAGCTGAATTGGGCATACCGATTCGCTACTTTACCTATCCAGAGGGCAAATATGATGAGCGTGTTGCTAAGGTGGTTCAAGAGGCGGGCTACTTAGCAGCGTTCACAATGGATGATGTCGATGAGCGCTTTGCAGGTGAGTCTGAAAGCTTGTTGGCGATCGCTCGCTTTGGCCAGTCTCGGTTACCAGATGTGGTGGATCAAGCTTGGGGTGGAGCACCTCTGCCCAGTTGGAATTTAGGGTTTGATTTTTCTGCACCAGTGCAACTTACCGAGACAACAATTGACGAGACACCTTTTCGGTTAATTTCCGGGGGTAAACCGATCACGATTCATGCCAAGAGCCGTTACCAAGTCCAAGAAATTCTAGAAGGAACTCAGGCGATCGCAGCGGTGGATGGTGGTTTCTTCTCGCTCAAGTACTTGGACTCCAACGTGATGATTGGCCCCGTCATGAGTCAAAGCAACGGGCGATTTGTGCCAGGAAATAAAAGCGAAAATCGGAAGCTGGCGGGACGGCCTTTAGTCGTTATGAGCCCTCACGCTGCTAAGTTTATTCCTTTTAATGGGGAAAAACACAATAGTTTAGAGGGCGTGCAAGCCGAATTGCCAGGTGCGACAGATGCTTTCGTGGCGGCGGCTTGGTTAGTCAAAGAAAGCCAACCACAACCTGCGAGTACCTTCGGTAGCTTGTTCGACTTTGATGCCGTGCGCCACCGGGCTTTCTGGGGCATCAATCAAACAGGCCAACCCATCATCGGCGTCTCGGTAGAGCCAATCGATTCTGTTTCCTTAGGAATTGCTCTAGAGAAGGCAGGTTTTCGTGATGCCGTGATGCTGGACTCTGGTGCTAGTACTTCACTAGCTTACAAAGGTGAATCACTGGTGGGGTATATTCCTCGCCCTGTGCCTCATGTGGTCGCACTTGTGCCCTCAGACGCAGAAGCTAAAGCAGCTTGTACCTTGGCTTCTCGATAA
- the fba gene encoding class II fructose-bisphosphate aldolase (catalyzes the reversible aldol condensation of dihydroxyacetonephosphate and glyceraldehyde 3-phosphate in the Calvin cycle, glycolysis, and/or gluconeogenesis) gives MALVPMRLLLDHAAENGYGIPAYNVNNMEQIQAIMQAAHETDSPVILQASRGARKYAGEAFLRHLILAAVETYPDIPIAMHQDHGNSPATCYSAMSHGFTSVMMDGSLEADAKTPSSYEYNVEVTRRVVEVAHAIGVSVEGELGCLGSLETGQGDKEDGHGFEGTLSHDQLLTDPDEAVDFVEQTGVDALAVAIGTSHGAYKFTRKPTGEILAISRIEEIHRRLPNTHLVMHGSSSVPEDLIALINQYGGKIPETYGVPLEEIQKGIKSGVRKVNIDTDNRLAITAAVREALASKPEEFDPRHFLKPSIKYMQNVCAERYQAFSAAGQASKIKPVSLDDFAAKYAKGELGGATKKAVTV, from the coding sequence ATGGCGCTCGTACCCATGCGGCTGTTGTTGGATCACGCGGCTGAAAACGGTTACGGCATTCCCGCCTACAACGTTAACAACATGGAGCAGATTCAAGCCATCATGCAGGCTGCCCATGAAACCGATAGCCCTGTGATTTTGCAAGCCTCTCGTGGCGCTCGTAAATATGCTGGAGAAGCTTTCCTACGCCACCTGATTTTGGCTGCGGTAGAGACCTATCCTGATATTCCTATCGCAATGCACCAGGATCATGGCAATAGCCCTGCGACTTGCTACTCAGCCATGAGTCATGGTTTTACCAGCGTCATGATGGACGGCTCTCTGGAAGCGGATGCTAAAACTCCTTCCAGCTACGAGTACAACGTTGAAGTAACTCGCCGAGTGGTAGAAGTTGCTCACGCGATCGGCGTCAGCGTCGAAGGTGAATTGGGTTGCCTCGGCTCTCTAGAAACTGGCCAAGGTGACAAGGAAGATGGACACGGTTTTGAGGGCACCCTCTCCCACGACCAACTTTTGACTGATCCCGATGAAGCCGTAGATTTCGTAGAGCAAACTGGCGTTGATGCCCTTGCAGTTGCGATCGGTACCAGCCACGGTGCTTACAAGTTCACCCGTAAGCCCACTGGTGAAATCCTCGCCATCAGCCGCATCGAAGAAATCCACCGTCGTCTGCCCAACACCCACTTGGTAATGCACGGTTCTTCCTCTGTACCCGAAGATCTGATTGCACTGATCAACCAGTACGGCGGTAAGATTCCTGAAACCTACGGTGTACCCCTCGAAGAAATTCAAAAGGGTATCAAGAGCGGTGTGCGTAAAGTTAACATCGACACCGACAACCGTTTGGCGATCACTGCTGCGGTACGTGAAGCGCTAGCTTCTAAGCCTGAGGAGTTCGATCCTCGTCACTTCCTCAAGCCTTCTATCAAGTACATGCAAAACGTTTGTGCTGAGCGCTACCAAGCCTTTAGTGCTGCGGGTCAAGCTAGCAAGATCAAGCCTGTTTCTCTGGATGATTTTGCTGCTAAATATGCCAAAGGCGAACTGGGTGGCGCTACCAAGAAAGCTGTCACTGTTTAA
- a CDS encoding aldose epimerase: protein MFAIATEQRQYKTYLLSDQATNSHLEVVPERGGIVTSWQVQGQELLYLDAERFTNPELTVRGGIPILFPICGNLPNNTYNHNGQTYTLKQHGFARDLPWQVAEQETQDVASLTLVLESNEQTLAAYPFQFQVAFTYKLQGHTLEIHQRFENRSNEPMPFSVGLHPYFVTSDKTQLQFDIPATDLLDQRSQTVESFSNQFDFERDEIDVAFRELSRRSATASDRSQGVHLTLSYESPYSTVVFWTVKGKEFYCLEPWTAGRNALNTGDRLTQLAPGASLDTTVQLIAKLL from the coding sequence GTGTTTGCGATCGCAACTGAACAGCGGCAATACAAAACCTATCTACTCTCCGACCAAGCCACCAACTCTCACTTAGAAGTTGTGCCTGAGCGAGGTGGCATTGTTACCAGTTGGCAAGTGCAAGGCCAAGAGCTGCTGTATCTGGATGCGGAACGATTCACCAATCCTGAATTAACTGTGCGGGGCGGCATCCCAATCCTGTTTCCGATTTGCGGCAATCTGCCCAACAACACCTACAACCACAACGGGCAAACCTACACGCTCAAGCAACATGGCTTTGCTCGTGATTTACCTTGGCAAGTGGCGGAGCAGGAAACGCAAGACGTAGCCAGCCTTACTCTGGTGTTAGAGAGCAATGAGCAAACTCTGGCGGCATATCCCTTTCAGTTTCAAGTCGCCTTCACCTACAAACTGCAAGGGCATACCCTAGAGATTCATCAGCGGTTTGAGAATCGCTCTAATGAGCCAATGCCCTTCTCAGTAGGACTGCATCCCTACTTTGTAACCTCAGATAAAACTCAGCTCCAGTTCGATATTCCTGCCACGGACTTGCTCGATCAGCGATCGCAGACCGTCGAATCCTTCAGCAATCAATTCGATTTTGAGCGCGACGAAATTGATGTGGCGTTCCGGGAACTCTCGCGCCGCTCAGCCACAGCCAGCGATCGCAGCCAAGGGGTGCATTTGACGCTCAGCTACGAGTCACCCTACTCCACTGTTGTCTTCTGGACCGTAAAAGGCAAAGAGTTCTATTGTCTAGAGCCTTGGACTGCGGGACGCAATGCCTTAAATACGGGCGATCGCCTAACCCAGTTAGCACCCGGTGCAAGCTTAGATACAACCGTTCAGCTCATAGCCAAATTGCTGTAG
- a CDS encoding CapA family protein has protein sequence MAYSNDVYQPSVLELAREGNVRAIAYWLNSYLAPQGIYASIRPLRSNCLHITVEFDRIPERERLVRFICHRLCKLNLDFIEGVRITARFTDESQVLWQQSVRLANAARRQKRSHSPSSRAPAVAKPHSVKQLLDQRVYLKLARSLLLSGSAVAAFVLGCLLSYNDTPTAPTIASANGQRPESTLTTAASNRPNTIRAALETVPVVKHQNLLNPSDPAVTLMFGGDVTLADAFEDLVGEDYNWAFADMKEYRQADVAMVNLENPLTDATTPLPDKQFNFKADPESVEVLSNGGVDIVTLANNHAMDYEASGLMETLETLDQAGIHHIGAGRDIKEARRPEILEVKGQRIAYLGYYDADLHAADIATAGTNSTRKDRIAEDIRAIRKQVDWIVVNYHWGEELAEYPADLQIQLAHHTIDVGADLVVGHHPHVLQGAEIYKGRPIAYSLGNFIFGGNSRSDYDTAVLKVALRDKQMKVEFLPVEVAQYQPRIVSGNRGEQILNQIRERSSLFDQPMPSTVILDAQTSKVVAPGESEVFSEPLPSPDATNVAPSPLTPPQPTSPDSFITAPDAAPNDLPPEFPRDTSTPLNSQPAFPPDTAPDTAPYNSPSNNSPSFSNPEPTPGFPNSKPTDNWQPLPSQPPVDSFSQPTTAPFSEPTTDPFSQPTTAPSFDSRDDSGDGSPSNPSFNDEPSEPLTEPITEPATEPESGYTYPHREEPDDYWQPLTPDPAEPPDELTPNDGAPDPSAPLNSQPAGEPFTAPQDTSEPFESPFNDDPSRPLNEAPASRPGSSETLEPFTAPADAPTEDAYPPSNSEPSSWPSTSPSNNLEPFTTSPENPADDSTGVESQPLEMPPTAPSDRLEPFITNPAETVPIAPATDPNLQQGNSSPDPVPTVPPPEQPPRPKQSLRERIALLEHEASTTPAPSATIPASVLMPSSQLLLDAPVTSPVTELP, from the coding sequence ATGGCTTATTCTAATGATGTTTATCAACCTTCGGTGCTGGAGTTAGCGCGAGAAGGAAATGTTCGAGCGATCGCCTATTGGCTGAATAGCTACTTAGCGCCTCAAGGGATCTACGCCTCAATTCGACCCCTTCGTTCTAATTGCCTGCATATTACGGTGGAGTTCGATCGCATCCCAGAACGCGAGCGCTTAGTCCGATTCATTTGCCATCGCCTCTGTAAGCTCAACCTAGATTTCATTGAAGGGGTACGAATTACTGCCCGCTTTACGGATGAGAGCCAGGTTTTGTGGCAGCAGTCGGTTCGTTTAGCCAATGCTGCTAGACGCCAAAAGCGATCGCACTCTCCATCCAGCCGCGCCCCAGCCGTGGCTAAACCACATTCAGTCAAACAACTCCTAGACCAGCGCGTCTACCTCAAGCTAGCCCGCTCCCTCCTCCTCAGTGGTTCTGCCGTGGCAGCTTTTGTCTTAGGTTGCCTGCTCAGCTACAACGACACTCCGACCGCACCCACAATCGCCTCCGCCAACGGACAAAGGCCAGAATCTACCCTCACCACTGCTGCATCCAACCGACCCAATACGATTCGAGCTGCCTTGGAAACGGTTCCGGTGGTGAAGCACCAAAACTTGCTCAACCCCTCCGATCCAGCCGTCACCTTGATGTTTGGTGGCGATGTCACTCTGGCCGATGCCTTTGAGGATTTAGTCGGCGAAGACTACAACTGGGCCTTTGCTGATATGAAGGAATATCGCCAAGCAGATGTGGCGATGGTGAATCTCGAAAATCCTTTGACTGACGCTACCACCCCGCTACCCGATAAGCAATTTAACTTCAAAGCCGATCCTGAATCAGTGGAAGTGTTGAGCAATGGTGGCGTTGATATTGTGACGCTAGCCAACAATCATGCGATGGATTACGAAGCCTCTGGGTTAATGGAAACGTTGGAGACGCTAGATCAAGCGGGGATTCATCACATTGGAGCTGGCCGAGACATTAAAGAAGCTCGTCGCCCAGAAATTCTAGAAGTTAAGGGACAGCGGATTGCTTATCTGGGTTACTACGACGCAGATCTCCATGCGGCAGACATCGCCACTGCGGGCACCAATTCTACCCGTAAAGACCGCATTGCCGAGGATATTCGAGCGATTCGTAAGCAAGTGGACTGGATCGTGGTGAATTACCACTGGGGCGAAGAGTTAGCTGAGTATCCGGCAGATTTGCAGATTCAATTAGCCCACCACACGATTGACGTAGGAGCCGATTTGGTCGTGGGCCACCATCCCCATGTACTTCAAGGGGCAGAAATTTATAAAGGACGCCCGATCGCCTACTCGCTCGGTAACTTCATTTTTGGCGGCAATTCTCGCAGCGATTATGATACCGCTGTGCTGAAGGTCGCCTTGCGCGACAAGCAAATGAAGGTGGAGTTTTTGCCTGTCGAGGTGGCGCAATATCAACCCCGGATTGTGTCGGGCAATCGCGGTGAGCAAATCTTGAATCAAATTCGTGAGCGATCGAGCCTCTTTGATCAACCGATGCCATCCACGGTTATTCTCGATGCTCAAACTTCTAAAGTAGTGGCTCCAGGTGAATCAGAGGTTTTCAGCGAGCCATTGCCTAGTCCTGATGCCACCAATGTGGCTCCATCGCCTCTGACCCCACCCCAACCAACATCCCCTGACTCTTTTATCACTGCTCCAGACGCAGCACCGAATGATCTGCCTCCTGAGTTCCCTAGGGACACTTCTACACCGCTGAACTCGCAACCTGCCTTTCCGCCTGATACTGCGCCTGATACTGCACCCTATAACTCACCCAGTAACAACTCTCCTAGCTTCTCCAACCCAGAGCCTACCCCTGGCTTCCCTAACTCAAAGCCTACGGACAACTGGCAACCGCTACCGTCTCAGCCTCCGGTTGACTCCTTCTCACAACCGACCACTGCACCTTTCTCGGAACCGACCACTGATCCCTTCTCACAACCAACCACTGCACCCTCTTTTGACTCCAGGGATGATTCTGGGGATGGTTCACCCTCCAATCCCTCGTTCAATGATGAGCCATCAGAGCCACTAACAGAACCAATCACAGAGCCAGCCACAGAACCTGAAAGTGGTTACACTTACCCCCATCGCGAAGAACCGGATGACTATTGGCAACCCCTAACACCAGATCCAGCAGAGCCGCCTGATGAGCTTACTCCCAATGACGGTGCTCCAGACCCTAGCGCCCCTCTCAATTCTCAACCTGCGGGAGAACCTTTTACTGCACCTCAAGACACCTCTGAACCATTCGAGTCGCCCTTCAATGACGATCCTTCCAGACCGCTCAATGAAGCACCTGCCTCTAGACCTGGTTCTAGTGAAACTTTAGAACCTTTTACTGCTCCAGCGGACGCACCTACAGAGGATGCCTATCCACCTTCAAACTCTGAGCCATCGTCTTGGCCATCGACTTCCCCTAGCAACAACCTGGAACCGTTTACTACCTCTCCAGAAAATCCTGCTGATGATTCGACTGGGGTGGAATCACAGCCCTTGGAGATGCCACCAACCGCACCAAGCGATCGCTTAGAGCCTTTCATCACTAATCCTGCCGAGACCGTCCCGATTGCACCCGCTACAGATCCGAATTTACAGCAAGGGAATTCCTCTCCTGACCCTGTACCCACTGTGCCCCCACCGGAACAGCCGCCGCGTCCGAAACAGTCTCTACGGGAGCGCATTGCCCTTCTAGAGCATGAAGCTTCTACAACCCCCGCACCATCCGCGACAATTCCAGCTTCAGTTCTAATGCCTAGTAGCCAGCTCTTGCTAGATGCACCTGTAACGTCTCCAGTGACAGAATTGCCGTAG
- a CDS encoding AAA family ATPase, whose amino-acid sequence MSDPVEGFQNNWAYLKAELTWLDRILSVAIARQRQEQKTVDRVAQSRADRVTSHWWKGLVTLDSTVGYDEIRPRPTNRSSSATSYQQQMEARIQASLQQGVALGLPQLRDRLKLTIFEKNLVLFSLAPEINRRYAKLYSYLQSQESSSAARVAVQVSSSCGCPDLPTVDLVLRLLCRNDQEWQAGRAYLTTNSGLIHQGLLQIVACGDETLLTRRLKLSDSLVNYLLAEQPQPQTLQILLQPPQLPKVPPIPHSPSLLPCHLHEAKTIPTTPNWTQLILPPSLLETLQHLGRRVELWSDVQAVWSQLQLDASTIPPLPGTVAILVGAAGTGKTMAAAAIAQQLQTSLFWTDLALVPPAEFPGLLQEIHAHSPTVLLIKSAQLWLGRSAPLASAELHQLIHQRQQQRGITLFSVPMLQSVRWHWRQEIDHILEFLLPIPGDRLKLWHQVFPATISLDSSIDWEFLAHKLPLSGGEIRAIAQAATFYAAAESLEIKVTMAHILRAWEQKQQKSRTRN is encoded by the coding sequence ATGAGTGATCCAGTGGAAGGGTTTCAGAATAACTGGGCCTACCTGAAAGCAGAACTGACTTGGCTCGATCGCATCCTGAGTGTGGCGATCGCTCGGCAACGTCAAGAGCAAAAAACGGTAGACCGAGTGGCCCAGTCACGGGCTGATCGGGTCACAAGTCATTGGTGGAAAGGCTTAGTTACCTTAGATAGCACTGTTGGTTACGACGAAATTCGTCCACGTCCCACCAATCGGAGCAGCTCTGCCACCAGCTATCAGCAGCAGATGGAAGCTCGAATTCAGGCTAGTTTGCAGCAGGGTGTCGCTTTGGGTTTACCTCAGTTGCGCGATCGCCTCAAGCTTACGATCTTCGAGAAGAACCTTGTGCTGTTTAGCTTGGCTCCAGAAATTAATCGTCGCTACGCTAAGCTCTACAGCTATTTACAAAGCCAAGAGTCCAGTTCAGCAGCGCGAGTGGCGGTTCAAGTTTCTAGTAGTTGTGGTTGCCCTGACCTACCTACCGTTGATTTGGTGTTGCGATTACTATGCCGCAATGATCAGGAATGGCAAGCAGGGCGAGCTTATCTAACTACCAACTCTGGCTTGATTCATCAGGGTTTGTTGCAAATTGTGGCTTGTGGCGACGAAACGTTGCTAACTCGTCGGCTGAAGCTGAGTGATAGCTTGGTGAATTACTTATTAGCTGAGCAGCCGCAACCGCAAACTTTACAGATTTTGCTTCAACCGCCTCAGCTTCCTAAGGTGCCCCCAATTCCTCATAGCCCTTCTCTGCTGCCTTGCCACCTACATGAAGCAAAAACTATACCTACTACACCTAATTGGACGCAACTAATTTTGCCGCCATCGCTCCTAGAAACCTTGCAGCATTTGGGACGGCGGGTAGAACTCTGGTCTGATGTACAGGCAGTGTGGAGCCAGTTACAGCTTGATGCCTCTACTATTCCACCACTACCTGGAACCGTGGCAATTTTGGTAGGAGCAGCGGGTACAGGCAAAACAATGGCAGCCGCCGCGATCGCTCAACAACTACAAACTTCCCTATTCTGGACTGATCTGGCATTGGTTCCGCCCGCAGAATTTCCAGGGTTGCTTCAGGAGATTCACGCACATAGCCCAACTGTATTGCTGATTAAGTCAGCGCAGCTTTGGCTGGGACGTTCTGCTCCATTAGCGAGCGCAGAGCTTCACCAACTGATTCACCAGCGTCAGCAACAGCGAGGGATCACCTTATTCAGTGTGCCGATGTTGCAATCGGTTCGATGGCATTGGCGACAGGAAATTGACCACATTTTAGAATTTTTGCTGCCCATTCCGGGCGATCGCTTGAAGTTGTGGCACCAAGTCTTTCCAGCCACAATTAGCTTAGACTCTAGTATCGATTGGGAGTTTCTGGCTCACAAGCTGCCTTTGAGCGGGGGTGAAATCCGAGCGATCGCCCAAGCTGCGACCTTCTATGCAGCCGCAGAGTCATTAGAGATTAAGGTAACGATGGCTCATATTCTTCGAGCTTGGGAACAGAAGCAGCAGAAATCTAGAACCCGTAACTAA
- a CDS encoding VOC family protein, with amino-acid sequence MHHASIRTANIHRAIAFYEQLGFVVNERFTTGYTLACWMEGLNGRIELIQIPQPRPVADAFNDEHYTGYYHLSFDLTDTTADLPKWLENLQAKFLAAAETQPEQIQPLKVLLEPTQQMIGDRIYEVAFIADADGLPLEFIRVMNHE; translated from the coding sequence ATGCATCACGCATCTATTCGGACTGCCAATATCCATCGAGCGATCGCGTTTTACGAGCAATTAGGGTTTGTAGTTAACGAACGATTCACCACAGGCTACACCTTGGCTTGCTGGATGGAAGGCTTGAACGGACGGATTGAGTTGATCCAAATTCCGCAACCGCGTCCAGTGGCTGATGCTTTTAACGACGAGCACTACACCGGGTACTATCACCTCTCCTTTGACCTCACCGATACCACTGCGGATTTGCCAAAGTGGCTGGAGAATTTACAAGCGAAATTTTTGGCGGCAGCGGAGACTCAGCCAGAGCAGATCCAGCCCTTAAAGGTGCTTTTGGAACCGACTCAACAAATGATTGGCGATCGCATCTATGAAGTTGCTTTCATTGCCGATGCGGATGGCTTACCCCTCGAATTCATCCGGGTGATGAATCATGAGTGA
- a CDS encoding TIGR02652 family protein — MMTHGLQYPIFGPEIQCPHCRQTIPALTLTDTYLCQRHGAFESDPQTGELVHLQSGRHWRQWNNEWYRQHTHPDGIRFEIHEALDRLYTQGYRATRVIIAQRYKDLISAYLERSTPWRGQTDSAKPRLYGLPVEFSPSPEEDPCWDVINFDLEKEPGAPVRYPYFRLFE; from the coding sequence ATGATGACTCATGGCTTACAGTATCCAATTTTTGGTCCGGAGATTCAGTGCCCGCACTGCCGTCAAACCATTCCGGCCCTAACCCTGACAGATACTTATTTGTGTCAGAGGCACGGTGCTTTTGAATCAGATCCACAAACAGGCGAACTGGTTCACTTGCAGTCAGGACGTCACTGGAGGCAGTGGAATAACGAATGGTATCGTCAGCACACGCATCCAGACGGCATTCGGTTTGAAATCCACGAAGCGTTAGATCGGCTTTACACCCAAGGCTATCGGGCGACTCGCGTCATTATTGCCCAACGCTATAAAGATTTAATTAGCGCTTATTTAGAACGCAGCACTCCCTGGCGGGGTCAGACAGATTCAGCCAAACCTCGGCTTTACGGTCTGCCCGTAGAGTTTAGTCCTAGCCCAGAAGAAGACCCTTGCTGGGATGTAATTAATTTCGACTTAGAAAAAGAGCCAGGTGCTCCGGTTCGTTATCCCTATTTCCGATTGTTTGAGTAA
- a CDS encoding gamma carbonic anhydrase family protein — protein MSDFNPSSLISASYWPAPDLSQAAFVAPGATVMGNVAIAAGASIWFGAVVRADVERIEIGICTNVQDGAILHGDPGKPTILEDYVTIGHRAVIHSAHIEQGCLIGIGAIVLDGVRVGAGSIVGAGSVVTKDVPPRSLVVGVPAKRLRELSDEEVADLFEHARRYERLALVHAGKGTDIGFTQAPA, from the coding sequence TTGAGTGATTTCAACCCATCTTCTCTAATTTCGGCCTCTTATTGGCCTGCACCGGATCTTTCTCAAGCTGCCTTTGTAGCTCCAGGTGCGACGGTTATGGGTAATGTAGCGATCGCTGCTGGGGCCAGCATTTGGTTTGGTGCAGTGGTGCGGGCTGATGTCGAGCGTATTGAAATTGGCATCTGTACCAATGTTCAGGATGGCGCTATTTTGCATGGCGATCCTGGTAAGCCCACGATCTTGGAAGACTACGTCACCATTGGGCATCGCGCCGTCATTCACAGTGCTCATATTGAGCAAGGGTGCTTAATTGGGATTGGGGCGATCGTGCTGGATGGAGTGCGTGTGGGGGCAGGCAGCATTGTGGGGGCAGGTTCGGTCGTGACCAAAGATGTCCCTCCGCGATCGCTCGTGGTCGGAGTTCCGGCAAAGCGACTGCGTGAACTCTCAGATGAAGAAGTTGCAGACTTATTTGAACATGCCCGTCGTTATGAAAGATTGGCCTTGGTTCACGCAGGCAAAGGCACAGATATTGGCTTTACCCAAGCACCTGCTTAG
- a CDS encoding photosystem II protein Y codes for MDLDFRVVVVLLPVIVAGSWAAFNIAKAALAQIQGFLTK; via the coding sequence ATGGACTTGGATTTTCGTGTAGTGGTAGTTTTGCTGCCAGTTATTGTGGCTGGAAGCTGGGCAGCGTTCAACATTGCCAAGGCAGCCTTGGCTCAAATTCAGGGCTTTCTGACTAAGTAA
- a CDS encoding queuosine precursor transporter: MPKRSPHFSAASPTPPERYSGWFLLVVVLFVTCLIVSNIIATKLVSLQGQVVTAAIVIFPISYICGDVLTEVYGYRQARLAIWLGFLCNLIAVLAIWLGQQLPAASFWDGQAAYERILGNTPRLLLASFLAYLVGEFVNSFVLAKMKVATQGRWLWMRTIGSTIVGQGLDSLIFVTVAFVGTIAASQMISAIVTQWLIKTAYEAIATPLTYIVVNFLKQTEHIDVYDYDTSFNPLAWSEITEQKPD, encoded by the coding sequence ATGCCCAAGCGTTCACCCCATTTCTCCGCCGCATCACCCACTCCACCAGAGCGTTACTCTGGGTGGTTTCTGCTCGTGGTGGTTCTATTCGTGACCTGCTTGATTGTGTCAAACATTATCGCCACTAAGCTGGTGAGCCTGCAAGGTCAGGTCGTCACTGCTGCGATCGTGATTTTTCCGATTAGCTATATCTGCGGGGATGTGCTCACTGAAGTGTATGGATATCGGCAGGCACGTCTAGCAATCTGGCTGGGGTTTCTGTGCAACTTAATTGCCGTGCTTGCTATTTGGCTGGGTCAACAACTACCAGCCGCCTCGTTTTGGGATGGACAAGCTGCTTACGAGCGAATTCTGGGAAATACACCTCGGTTACTGCTGGCTTCGTTTCTAGCCTATCTGGTGGGGGAATTTGTCAATTCCTTCGTGTTAGCCAAGATGAAAGTTGCCACGCAGGGACGGTGGCTTTGGATGCGAACCATTGGTTCCACGATTGTAGGGCAAGGGTTGGATTCGCTAATTTTCGTCACGGTAGCCTTTGTCGGCACGATCGCAGCTAGCCAGATGATTTCAGCAATCGTGACGCAATGGTTGATCAAAACGGCTTACGAGGCGATCGCCACCCCTTTAACCTACATAGTAGTGAATTTCCTCAAGCAGACCGAACACATTGATGTCTACGACTACGACACTTCCTTCAACCCGCTGGCATGGTCTGAAATAACCGAGCAAAAACCTGATTAA